In a single window of the Mugil cephalus isolate CIBA_MC_2020 chromosome 6, CIBA_Mcephalus_1.1, whole genome shotgun sequence genome:
- the mknk1 gene encoding MAP kinase-interacting serine/threonine-protein kinase 1, producing MVRHGRMTECQVFQHSFQGNSLAVGQVGQNCGAVQENGISPEHISHGPSDIEKSQPVNIPDAAKRKKKKRTRATDSFTGTFDDLYKLTDEVLGQGAYAKVQGCVSLQNGQEFAVKIIEKSAGHSRSRVFREVETLYQCQGNKNILELIQFFEDSSCFYLVFEKLRGGSILTHIQNRRYFDELEASKVVKDIAQALDFLHTKGIAHRDLKLENILCEYTDRVSPVKICDFDLGSGVKLSSACTPITTPELTTPCGSAEYMAPEVVEVFTDEASFYDKRCDLWSLGVILYILLSGSPPFTGHCGTDCGWDRGETCRTCQSHLFESIQQGKYEFPDKDWAHITQGAKDLISKLLVRDSTLRLSAAQVLKHPWVQGNAPERGLPTPHVLQRNSSTKDLTQFAAEAIAFNRQLSQHDEQQEDVGVIVCSMRLSPPSNSRLARRRAQSNALRASDFAPASDNLAA from the exons ATGGTGAGGCACGGCAGGATGACGGAGTGTCAAGTCTTCCAGCACTCTTTCCAG GGTAACTCCCTGGCTGTGGGCCAAGTAGGGCAAAACTGTGGGGCAGTTCAGGAGAACGGGATCTCCCCAGAGCACATTTCGCACGGCCCTTCAG ATATTGAAAAGAGCCAGCCAGTAAACATCCCAGATGCAgctaaaagaaagaagaagaaaagaactAGAGCAACAGACAGCTTCACGGGGACGTTTGATG ATCTCTACAAACTGACAGACGAGGTCCTGGGCCAGGGGGCATATGCTAAAGTTCAAGGATGTGTGAGCCTACAGAATGGACAGGAGTTTGCTGTGAAG atCATAGAGAAGAGTGCAGGGCACAGCCGCAGCAGAGTGTTTCGAGAAGTGGAGACCCTCTACCAGTGTCAAGGAAACAA GAATATTTTGGAATTGATTCAGTTTTTTGAGGACAGCTCCTGCTTTTACTTGGTATTTGAAAAGCTGCGTGGAG GCTCCATTCTTACACACATCCAGAACCGAAGGTATTTTGATGAACTGGAAGCCAGTAAGGTAGTCAAGGACATTGCCCAAGCCCTTGACTTCCTACACACAAAGG GGATAGCCCATAGAGACCTCAAGCTGGAGAACATACTCTGTGAATACACTGATCGA GTGTCACCAGTAAAAATCTGTGACTTTGACCTGGGAAGTGGAGTAAAGCTCAGCAGTGCCTGTACACCCATAACAACTCCAGAGCTCACCACACCG TGTGGCTCGGCAGAGTACATGGCTCCAGAAGTAGTGGAGGTGTTCACTGATGAGGCCTCCTTCTACGACAAACGCTGTGACCTGTGGAGCCTCGGCGTGATCCTTTACATCCTACTGAGCGGCAGCCCACCCTTCACAGGCCACTGTGGCACAGACTGTGGCTGGGACCGCGGGGAAACATGCAGAACGTGCCAG AGTCACTTGTTTGAGAGCATCCAACAGGGCAAGTATGAGTTTCCAGACAAGGACTGGGCTCATATCACACAAGGAGCCAAGGATCTCATATCCAAGCTCTTGGTCCGAGACTCCACTCTGCGCCTCAGTGCTGCTCAGGTCCTCAAGCACCCCTGGGTGCAAGGG AATGCTCCAGAGAGAGGCCTTCCAACTCCTCATGTTCTTCAGAG GAACAGCAGCACCAAAGACCTGACCCAGTTCGCAGCAGAAGCCATCGCCTTTAACCGGCAACTATCCCAGCACGACGAGCAGCAGGAGGACGTCGGGGTCATCGTCTGCTCCATGAGACTCTCCCCTCCTTCCAACTCCCGCCTGGCCCGTCGACGGGCTCAGTCCAACGCTCTCCGCGCCAGTGACTTTGCGCCTGCCTCAGACAACCTTGCGGCCTGA
- the LOC125009644 gene encoding transmembrane protein 275-like, whose protein sequence is MVLPEKSSRAPAPKKTPEQHALRHQSLPSPALCCACGLCIMLAGINITLVGAFALTFIPTRNPPIVIGPLLLLVALAFFTACCVVSRRPPAHMARKAKGGEKWGLMRMGTAAFEMETSEHTLQDTTAVQLSPTNSPSSSQKSGSSHGDAATAAAAAAAAAAATVPPSCQDGAGELDMSEISDTEVTGDKPSKDRSSTQRLPEQDTSAT, encoded by the coding sequence ATGGTATTACCTGAAAAATCCTCCAGAGCACCTGCTCCCAAAAAGACCCCCGAGCAGCACGCCCTGCGGCACCAGAGCCTTCCCTCCCCGGCCCTGTGCTGCGCCTGCGGCCTGTGCATCATGCTGGCGGGCATCAACATCACCCTGGTGGGAGCTTTCGCCCTCACCTTCATCCCCACTCGCAACCCCCCCATCGTCATCGGGCCTCTTCTACTGTTGGTGGCACTGGCTTTCTTCACGGCCTGCTGCGTGGTCAGCAGGAGGCCTCCGGCGCACATGGCCAGGAAGGCCAAAGGAGGCGAGAAGTGGGGGCTGATGCGGATGGGTACGGCGGCATTTGAGATGGAGACGAGCGAGCACACCCTTCAGGACACAACGGCCGTCCAGCTCAGCCCCACCAACTCCCCCAGCTCCTCTCAGAAGTCAGGCTCCAGTCACGGAGACGcagccaccgccgccgccgctgccgccgccgccgccgccgccacagTCCCACCTTCCTGCCAGGATGGAGCCGGTGAGCTGGACATGTCAGAGATCTCTGACACGGAGGTCACTGGAGATAAACCAAGCAAAGATAGGAGCTCCACACAGAGGCTGCCTGAGCAGGACACTTCTGCAACGTAG
- the mob3c gene encoding MOB kinase activator 3C, which translates to MALCLGQVFSKDKTFRPRKRFEPGTQRFELYKKAQASLKSGLDLRKVVQLPEGENLNDWIAVHVVDFFNRINLIYGTVSEYCTERTCPIMSGGLRYEYRWQDGEDYKKPTKLPALKYMNLLMDWIESLINNEDIFPTRVGVPFPKNFQQVCKKILSRLFRVFVHVYIHHFDSICSMGAEAHINTCYKHYYYFISEFNLIDHSELEPLKEMTEKICN; encoded by the exons ATGGCGTTGTGTCTTGGACAAGTGTtcagcaaagacaaaacattcaGGCCAAGGAAGCGGTTTGAGCCCGGCACACAGCGTTTTGAACTCTACAAGAAGGCCCAGGCCTCGCTCAAGTCCGGCTTGGACCTGAGGAAAGTGGTTCAGCTGCCGGAGGGGGAAAACCTCAACGACTGGATCGCGGTTCACGTGGTGGATTTCTTTAATAGGATCAACCTCATCTACGGCACAGTGAGCGAGTACTGCACCGAGCGCACATGTCCCATTATGTCTGGGGGACTGAGGTACGAGTACAGATGGCAGGATGGCGAGGACTACAAGAAACCCACCAAGCTGCCTGCTCTCAAGTACATGAATCTGCTGATGGACTGGATAGAGTCACTCATCAATAATGAGGACATCTTTCCCACCAGAGTAG GTGTTCCTTTCCCCAAGAACTTCCAGCAAGTGTGCAAGAAGATTCTGAGCCGCCTCTTCAGGGTGTTTGTCCACGTTTACATCCATCACTTTGACAGCATCTGCAGTATGGGTGCAGAGGCCCACATCAATACCTGCTACAAGCACTACTACTACTTCATCTCAGAGTTCAACCTCATTGATCACTCTGAACTGGAGCCCTTG AAGGAGATGACAGAGAAGATATGCAATTAA